Proteins encoded in a region of the Triticum dicoccoides isolate Atlit2015 ecotype Zavitan chromosome 3A, WEW_v2.0, whole genome shotgun sequence genome:
- the LOC119269761 gene encoding protein PSK SIMULATOR 1-like has translation MGSFCSKGSAVDKSPSDTTLGPDRVIHHHERGAVKGEERKTVAEEAAAKRMHEQPPQQQQQPPQHQQPPQHQQPPQQHHHHQQQPQRISVPETAASGASVGAGSAPWDGVPSLARNPSQKGMGMAKAGAAKVSEVSSILGRAGTVGLGKAVDVLDTLGSSMTNLNPSSGFGSGATTKGNKISILAFEVANTIVKGCNLMRALSRESVKHLKEVVLHSEGVQNLVAKDMDELLKIAAADKREELKVFSTEVIRFGNRCKDPQWHNLDRYFDKVSSERTPQHHLKEEAESVMQKLVTCVQYTAELYHEMHALDRFEQDYQRKQQEEDGSSVAQRGESLHILKQEVKSQQKHVKSLKKKSLWSKNLEEVMEKLVDIVHFLHLEIHNTFGCSDNEESQEPTKRRNRLGPAGLALHYANIISQIDALVSRSSSVPPNTRDSLYQSLPPTIKSALRSKLHSSGVKEELTVSQIKAEMEKTLRWLVPVANNTTKAHHGFGWVGEWANTGSEVNCKPTGHMDLTRIETLHHADRDKTEAHILELVVSLQHLISQSRAANGERSPIKSPVRSPTQRGSSITLSPNKASSSSPVLTQQEQEMLRDVKYRKFVPGISKSQEFDTKARHMQSRLIKSNSHSPSSSNRKEFLSIRSMLPVINFEIDRTKALDMIDNLKVQ, from the exons ATGGGGAGCTTCTGCTCCAAGGGATCGGCGGTGGACAAGTCGCCCAGCGACACCACGCTCGGCCCCGACCGCGTGATCCACCACCACGAGCGTGGCGCGGTGAAGGGGGAGGAGAGGAAGACGGTGGCGGAGGAGGCTGCTGCCAAGAGGATGCACGAGCAGCCgccgcagcaacagcagcagccaccACAACATCAACAACCACCACAGCATCAACAACCAccacaacaacatcatcatcatcagcagcaACCACAGCGTATCTCTGTCCCGGAAACTGCCGCTTCTGGTGCCAGCGTTGGCGCTGGCTCGGCGCCATGGGATGGTGTGCCTTCGCTGGCTCGGAATCCGTCCCAGAAAGGGATGGGCATGGCCAAAGCTGGTGCTGCCAAG GTTTCGGAAGTAAGCTCAATTCTGGGTAGGGCTGGTACTGTTGGGCTTGGCAAAGCAGTGGACGTACTAGACACACTTGGCAGTAGCATGACAAATTTGAATCCAAGTAGTGGTTTTGGATCAGGTGCTACAACAAAGGGCAACAAAATATCCATTTTGGCATTTGAGGTTGCTAATACTATAGTGAAAGGTTGCAATTTGATGCGAGCTCTTTCAAGAGAGAGCGTAAAACATTTAAAAGAAGTGGTGCTTCATTCAGAAGGTGTTCAAAATCTTGTAGCCAAAGATATGGATGAATTGCTCAAGATTGCTGCTGCTGACAAAAG GGAAGAGTTGAAAGTGTTCTCTACAGAAGTTATTCGCTTTGGAAACCGTTGCAAGGATCCTCAGTGGCACAACTTGGATCGCTATTTTGACAA GGTGTCATCAGAACGGACTCCTCAACATCACTTGAAAGAAGAGGCAGAATCAGTGATGCAGAAATTGGTGACTTGTGTTCAATATACAGCT GAATTATACCATGAAATGCATGCCCTTGACAGATTTGAACAGGACTATCAACGTAAACAGCAGGAAGAGGATGGTTCAAGTGTTGCCCAAAGAG GTGAGAGTCTGCACATACTAAAGCAGGAGGTCAAGAGCCAACAGAAGCATGTTAAAAGTTTGAAGAAGAAGTCTCTTTGGTCCAAGAATTTGGAAGAG GTTATGGAAAAACTTGTAGACATCGTGCACTTCTTGCATTTGGAGATCCATAATACCTTTGGGTGCTCAG ATAATGAAGAATCACAGGAGCCTACTAAACGACGTAATAGATTGGGTCCAGCAGGACTTGCGCTGCATTATGCTAATATCATCAGTCAGATTGATGCTCTT GTTTCTCGCTCATCTTCTGTTCCTCCAAACACAAGGGATTCATTATACCAGAGTTTGCCACCGACCATAAAATCTGCTCTCCGTTCTAAGCTACATTCATCTGGAGTTAAGGAAGAG CTTACTGTTTCTCAAATCAAGGCGGAAATGGAGAAGACATTACGGTGGCTTGTCCCGGTTGCAAATAACACCACCAA GGCTCACCATGGCTTTGGTTGGGTTGGAGAGTGGGCAAATACAGG GTCAGAGGTGAACTGCAAGCCGACAGGGCATATGGACCTCACCCGAATTGAGACACTGCATCATGCTGACAGGGACAAGACCGAAGCGCATATCCTTGAGCTTGTCGTATCGCTTCAGCATCTCATCAGTCAATCCAGAGCAGCGAATGGCGAGCGATCTCCCATCAAGTCTCCTGTTCGATCTCCTACACAAAGGGGCTCTTCAATCACATTGTCTCCAAACAAAGCCAGCAGTTCATCACCTGTTCTGACACAACAAGAACAAGAGATGCTAAGGGATGTCAAATACAGGAAATTCGTTCCTGGTATAAGCAAAAGCCAAGAGTTTGACACAAAGGCAAGGCATATGCAAAGCAGGTTGATCAAAAGTAACAGCCATTCACCAAGCAGTAGCAACAGGAAAGAATTCCTATCGATCAGGAGTATGCTTCCTGTCATTAATTTTGAAATCGATAGGACCAAAGCTCTGGATATGATCGACAATCTAAAAGTGCAGTGA